A DNA window from Hordeum vulgare subsp. vulgare chromosome 1H, MorexV3_pseudomolecules_assembly, whole genome shotgun sequence contains the following coding sequences:
- the LOC123433113 gene encoding uncharacterized protein LOC123433113 has protein sequence MASSALRRSLPRRLLTSHPSSAAASLFRRSFLSGEGAVESADDFEKRMFEPSSDDKAFFGKLDGVGNSFGRRGTGFGMSAFGRPQFGESSNGGSMDVFDSSNDGMNEKLDDAARTFHMTDEVDEDDYDFRPDVNYRRGSTYSVKDLDLTKPAAPRNPPRPQFETSTKEVLRKADFRNVRFLSNFLTEAGIIIKRNQTKISAKAQRKVAREIKTARALGLMPFTTMGKRPFMFGRSAEEDASEEEYGYGFVEKDAGPEDPVADAVPDVEAV, from the exons ATGGCGAGCTCGGCGCTGAGACGATCTCTTCCACGACGCCTGCTCACTTCCCACCCATCATCCGCCGCAGCCTCCTTGTTCCGCCGCTCCTTCCTGTCCG GAGAGGGCGCGGTGGAGAGCGCGGACGACTTTGAGAAACGTATGTTTGAGCCATCATCAGATGACAAGGCATTCTTCGGGAAGCTCGATGGGGTTGGGAACTCGTTTGGAAGGCGCGGCACGGGCTTTGGAATGAGTGCTTTTGGTCGGCCCCAGTTTGGCGAGAGTAGTAATGGTGGGTCCATGGACGTTTTCGATTCCTCGAATGATGGCATGAACGAGAAGCTGGACGACGCGGCCCGCACCTTTCATATGACGGACGAGGTTGACGAAGATGACTACGATTTCAGGCCGGATGTGAATTACAGGCGTGGCTCGACTTACAGTGTCAAG GATCTTGACCTTACAAAACCTGCAGCCCCAAGGAATCCCCCAAGACCCCAGTTTGAAACATCTACAAAGGAGGTTCTAAGGAAAGCCGATTTTAGG AATGTTAGATTCCTCTCCAACTTTCTTACAGAAGCTGGCATTATCATCAAGAGGAATCAG ACCAAGATAAGCGCGAAAGCTCAACGCAAGGTTGCGAGGGAGATTAAGACGGCGCGTGCGCTGGGACTGATGCCTTTCACGACGATGGGCAAGAGACCGTTCATGTTTGGCAGAAGCGCAGAGGAGGATGCTTCAGAGGAGGAGTACGGGTATGGCTTTGTCGAGAAGGATGCTGGGCCTGAAGACCCCGTTGCCGACGCTGTGCCCGATGTGGAGGCTGTGTAA
- the LOC123398848 gene encoding NAC domain-containing protein 73-like, whose translation MPMAGGRLSAVFKRLLQLSSPRGGGWDATFLEPLNAGLRGEILRYGDLAQATYDAFDNRYWSRNYGTCLHGLRRMLPALGLAGHGKVVVSIWPPSDTSTRRSCCHHYRFAALHNIGGLPVGVKFDPTDLELLEHLEGKVGRAASHVLIDGFIPTIEEAEVICHTHPENLPGVKLDGITSHFFHKISNAYDVGKRKHRKISHSDHIVCDENLRWHKAGKSRSILDNNGVIKGWKKILVLYIGYRKGGGKAEKTNWRMHQYHLGVDQDEKHEELVVSKVFYQFPSNDAGQPLI comes from the exons ATGCCGATGGCCGGTGGTCGCCTGTCCGCCGTCTTCAAGCGCCTCCTCCA GCTAAGCTCGCCCCGTGGCGGCGGGTGGGATGCGACATTCCTCGAGCCGCTCAACGCCGGCCTCCGCGGGGAGATACTCAGGTACGGCGACCTCGCGCAGGCCACCTACGACGCCTTCGACAACCGTTATTGGTCCCGGAACTACGGCACCTGCCTCCACGGCCTCCGTCGCATGCTCCCGGCTCTCGGGCTCGCCGGCCACGG GAAGGTGGTCGTCTCCATCTGGCCGCCGTCAGACACGTCCACACGGAGGAGTTGTTGCCATCATTATCGTTTCGCCGCGCTGCACAACATCGGCG GACTCCCTGTTGGTGTTAAGTTTGATCCAACTGACCTCGAACTGCTTGAACATTTAGAAGGAAAGGTTGGCAGGGCAGCATCCCATGTACTAATAGATGGTTTTATTCCAACCATAGAGGAGGCCGAAGTAATCTGCCATACACATCCGGAAAATCTCCCTG GTGTCAAATTAGACGGAATCACCAGTCATTTCTTCCACAAAATATCAAATGCCTACGATGTTGGCAAGCGTAAACATCGCAAGATTAGCCACAGTGACCACATTGTTTGTGATGAGAATCTCAGATGGCACAAGGCTGGAAAATCCAGATCTATCTTAGATAATAATGGTGTCATAAAAGGGTGGAAGAAAATACTGGTTCTTTACATAGGTTATCGGAAAGGAGGTGGCAAggcagaaaaaactaattggagaatGCATCAGTATCACCTTGGGGTAGATCAAGATGAAAAGCACGAGGAGCTTGTTGTTTCCAAAGTCTTTTATCAGTTCCCGTCAAATGATGCTGGGCAGCCTCTAATTTGA